One Gelria sp. Kuro-4 DNA segment encodes these proteins:
- the pta gene encoding phosphate acetyltransferase, with the protein MDVMNRIYAEARRLGKTIALPEGAEERTVRAALIAKEKGLARPILLGGEDEVRAALKKAGGEADGVEVLDPTRSPKAPAYAEALHELRKNKGLSLEDARKLVADPMYYAAMMVKEGDADGYVSGAVNTTANTFRPALQIIKTAPGIPLVSSAFVMVVPDCSLGEEGVFVFADCALNPNPNPEELAAIALASAQTARSLVGMEPRVALLSFSTKGSAEHELVDKVAKATAIAKEKAPELLLDGELQLDAAIIPEIGRRKAPGSPVAGRANVLIFPDLEAGNIGYKLVQRLAKAEAIGPVSQGMAKPVNDLSRGASVEDIVNVIAITAVQGA; encoded by the coding sequence ATGGATGTTATGAACCGTATTTATGCAGAAGCCCGGCGGCTGGGGAAGACCATTGCACTTCCGGAAGGTGCCGAAGAGCGGACGGTGCGTGCGGCGCTGATCGCCAAAGAAAAAGGGCTGGCACGGCCCATCCTGCTCGGCGGGGAGGATGAGGTGAGGGCCGCGCTGAAGAAAGCCGGCGGCGAGGCCGACGGCGTGGAGGTTCTTGACCCGACCCGCTCGCCCAAGGCGCCGGCCTATGCCGAGGCCCTCCACGAACTGAGAAAGAACAAGGGCCTCAGCCTGGAGGATGCCCGAAAGCTGGTTGCCGATCCCATGTACTACGCCGCGATGATGGTAAAAGAGGGCGACGCCGACGGCTACGTTTCGGGAGCGGTGAACACCACCGCCAACACCTTCCGCCCGGCGCTGCAGATCATTAAGACAGCGCCCGGCATCCCTCTGGTCTCGAGCGCCTTCGTCATGGTGGTGCCGGACTGCTCACTTGGGGAAGAGGGGGTCTTCGTTTTCGCCGACTGCGCCCTTAACCCCAACCCGAATCCCGAAGAACTGGCGGCCATCGCCCTGGCATCGGCCCAAACGGCCCGGTCGCTCGTCGGAATGGAGCCGCGGGTGGCGCTGCTTTCCTTCTCGACCAAAGGCAGTGCCGAGCACGAGCTGGTGGACAAGGTGGCCAAGGCGACGGCCATTGCGAAAGAAAAGGCGCCCGAGCTTCTTCTCGACGGCGAGCTGCAGCTGGATGCGGCCATCATTCCGGAGATTGGGCGGCGTAAAGCCCCGGGCAGCCCCGTGGCGGGGAGGGCGAACGTCCTCATTTTCCCCGACCTTGAGGCGGGCAACATCGGGTACAAGCTGGTGCAGCGGCTGGCCAAGGCGGAGGCCATCGGCCCGGTGTCCCAAGGCATGGCCAAACCGGTCAACGACCTCTCCCGCGGCGCCAGTGTCGAAGATATTGTCAACGTGATTGCCATCACCGCCGTGCAGGGCGCGTAG